A segment of the Leclercia adecarboxylata genome:
GCGCCAGTTCTGCCCGCATCCGGCGCTGCTGCATGTCGATCCGTTCGAGCCGATCATCGATGAAGATCTGGCCCCGGGCGACATCCTCTACATTCCGCCTGGATTCCCGCACGACGGCTTTACCCACGAGACGGCGCTTAACTACTCGGTAGGCTTCCGTGGCCCGAACGGCCGGGATCTGATCAGCAGCTTTGCCGATTACGCCCTGGAAAACGATCTGGGTGGGGAGCACTACAGCGATCCGGATCTGACCTGTCGCGAACACCCGGGCCGGGTGGAAGAGTACGAGCTCGAGCGGCTGCGTAAGATGATGTTCGAGATGATTAGCCAGCCGGACACCTTTAAGCAGTGGTTTGGCAGCTTTATCTCCACCCCGCGCCACGAGCTGGATATCGCCCCTGCCGAGCCGGAGTATGTCCCGGAAGAGGTGCTCGACGCGCTGCTGGGCGGCGAAACCCTGACTCGCCTGAGCGGGCTGCGGGTATTGAATATCGGCGGCAGTTTCTTTATCAACAGCGAGCAGCTGGAGACGGTGGACGCGACGGCGGCGGATGCGCTGTGTCGCTACACCGAGCTGGGCCAGGTGGAGCTGGGCGCTGCCCTGCAAAACCCGGTGTTTGTGGAAGAGCTGACCGGGCTGATTAACCAGGGCTACTGGTTCTTTGACGAGTGATTATAGAAAGCCTGCGTCGGGAGTCTGGCCGACGCAGGCTAGTTACTGCAATTAATCGTCATAACCCCATCGGGTTCTCAGAGTGCGTATAAATGCATCTGCGCGTAGCGCACGCCCGTCCGGGCCGACCAGAGCGACGGAGCCTTCCGGTAAACCGAAGAGTGATTCAATCGTATTTCTGATACTTCCCACACGCGCATCGCCGCGGGCTGCTCGCAGGCGACCTTTCTTTCCGGGTGGAGTGGCGTTGACTGTATCCACATCTTCTGGAGCCTCTTCTTCAAAGTCATCCTCTCCTTCGGGCTCAGTAAGGTCGTCTTCAGCTTCTAATAGCTTCCAGTCGCCGTTCTCCATCACCCATGCGACACCGTCCTGGAGATGATAAAGCGGAGTGCCATATGACGAGGGAATCTCATCACTAAAACGAGATTCACTCTCTTTTTTATAGCGAACGGCATCGCCAAACGCGTTCAGAATCTCTTCTTTACCGTCCACAATCAAAAAAACAGACCAACAATGGCGCATAAAATTTACGCTGGCGGTCATGTACTGGTAAATCGTGCAGCGCGGGTGGGGTGAACAGCGAGCCAGTGCAGAAAGCACAGGGCCGACGAAATCGTTAAGTGATATGCCCGATTTATCCAGCATGTCCATATCAATTTCGATGGTGGGCAGTGCCCCTTTGCTGGTTTGTAATTTAAGTAATGTCACTGTATGCAGCTCCTTTTTTCTTCGCGTTGTTAGTGCCGGTAGAGCAGAACATTTATCATCATATTTTTATGATGAAGGATATTTTTCACTGCCAGGGGACCCCAATGGTCGTAACTCATCATGAACACCTGCTTCAGGCTTTCGACGCTTGTACTCTCCTCGTAGTGCTCTTTTTTTGCTAAAGGAGAATAGTTGCTTAACTTTGAATTATTGCTGTGGCTGATAAGACAAAGATTGCCAAAATTATCGACGCCTTCGCTTAAATCTTTAGATTTTTCAAGCGGCAGCGCATTGCCCTGAGGATGCTGTGGCCAGTAATGTTCCACTGAGGTTCTGAAGGTAAACGCGAAGCCCTCAAGCCTCTTCTGGATATATGCCATATTCACGCCAGAAAAAGATCGTTTATTTTTAAGGTTTAACCACAGCAGATAATCAAGGCGGTTAAAGATATAGTTTTGTACTGCGGTGCCTCTGTGCAGCGGGGCTTCGTCGAGGGTCGCGGGGAAGCAGGTAGGCGCATTTTCCAACACGTCGAAGCGATAGGTATGCTCGTTTGCAGTGCCCATTAATCGCTCGAGCAAGAAATGATTTGCTAAATTTTCCAGATAATTGAGATAGTCCCGACCATTCACATTGAGCTGGTCGGGAGCTGCGTATTTATTCAGCCAAAATAATGCGCCGTTTAACCAGTGTTTGTAGATTTGCGCCGGAAACGAAACGTGGAACATGGATAACAACATGATCAGATTGTCATTAAGGGGAATATTTTGCTCACGTACTGACGCTTTTTCCGGCGAGGGGAAGGCGCTTTTATAACTGAAGCTTTTTTGATAGCGCGTCAGAGCTTGCAGGCTCCAGGCATTATCATGCTTGCGCTTAATAATATAGTTATCAAATAGCATCCGGCATCTTAATAACTGCATTATAAATTGCCGGGGATCAGGGTTGTTTGCGATGAACGTATCCAGCAGGCGCTTATCGTCCAGAGGAGTGTCGGGCCACGTAAGACGGAGCACCTGCAACAGAAAATTGGGGAAAGTAATGACCGAACCAAAGGTGCCAGGATGTTCTTCATCAGATTCGTGTTTACTGGCAGGCTCCGGGAGATTGCCCCTTGGGTGGAAGATAATATCGTGCAGGGTACGGTTTTCGTCGTTTTTATCGCGCTCCAGGCGTGGGGACTGGAGGGTGTCAAAATCTTGCGGGATCCTATCCCAGTTGTGGCCAAACCACTGATCCCGCAGCGAGTGATGCACACCTAATTGCACATAACGTTGCATATTGGCGCAGGCATCCCAGAGGATAGAAAACACGGCGCGTTCACTATTGCTGGCACTTTCCCCCAATTTGTCCATCAACCGGGCTTTGAGGATTTCGTGTTTTTCTAACTGCTCCCCACGGTTATTCATAATCTCAAAATAATGATTCAAATCGGTATCAGCAGGAACAGTTACACGTAAAACGACGACGTTTTCCAGGAGAAAGCGAAGGAAGGCCTGCCGATCGATATCTTTTTTGGCAATGAAACTCACCATAATGCGCCAGGCTTGAGCGATCATGGGTTCCACATTCTTTTCATCGGCGGGAATGTCACCCATTTCAAACAAGCTCTTCAACGTCGCATCTGATTCGTCCCGGCAGTCAAAATGAAGATTAAGTTTCACAATGTCGGGTAAGCGTAAATAAAACGCATTTTTCATCACCGCAAGCAAAATGCTGAGCGTGGTATATCGTTGCTGCCCATCGATCGTTTCAAAACGGCCAGCACCTTTTTCCGCAACGACCAGACTACCAATAAAATACTGGTTATCTCCCCGGTTTATCTGGGCAACATCCCATATATCCTGAATTAATTGCTCAATCTCTTCCTGGCCCCATGCGTAATTACGTTGATAAATCGGTATCGTATAATGACCATTTCGGAAGAGTTGGCCAACCGTCAGCGCCGCCACGTACTTTTGCGCAGATGAGTTATCTAACATAGCCTTTCTCTTTTAATGTACTGGTAAGAAGATCAACTTTCGTTCCTTTAATATCATCGATATAGATGATGGGAACGAGGTAATTGAGAACATCGCCTGGCTGATGTGCCAGCTTTATCCTGCGTAGCAACCCCTGTGAACTAAGAGCTGCATTCTCGATCGTTTCCACCGTTATACGGTGATGCTGGAGGCGAAGCCGGTAGCTCCATGCAAAACAAACTTCAGCGACTTTTTCGAGTTCTTCATCGCCAAACCTGTCGTGATAGTAGAACAACGCACAGTTGAACAGGTTACGCACATAGCGATCGCCGATGCGGGTGGCACCTTCATACCGGGTCAGAATGTTCAGCAGGGCATTAACAGGGGAGGATTGAGGGTGAAACAGCGATTCATACAGCGAACCGTAATGATCTATATATTCAAAAAAGCGTTTCCCATTAATCAGGTACTGATCGATCTGGAAGGGAAACAGCATTTTCTCCCCATTTATCTGGCGTTGGGGATCCCGGTTAAAGTCATCCATCAGCTTGTCTAATGTGACCAGGTTTGTCGCGTAGCGCCAGCTATTCTTGTTGGCAGAAACCCCTTTAAAAATATGGATCTGACTTTTTGTCAGAGCGTGGCCAGGCTCACCATTTGCCCAGCATCGTAGGGGGTAAAGGGTTTTACTCATTAACTGATCGAGGTTTGGACGAGCAAAGCGATCCTTTTTAGGTTTGACATCGTTTTCCCAGGTTTTGACGCAACGCTGCCGTTCTTCTGGGGTGTTTTCATCCATCTCTCGTAAATGAAAGGCCTTAAGCAGATCGTAGGCTTCAAGCGGTTTGCCACGAGCATTTTGCGAATCGAAGAACTGAAATGCTTCGCTGAGATTATCTAATGTCACGCAGATCAGTTCGCAACTGTGAAGGAGATAATGATAAATACTCTTTTGATCTTCGGTGGATACCTGGCTCAGACGACGACGAATAAGCTCGACATTTTTTTCGACATTATGCTGTGTAATGCTGTTATTGAAGGCGTGGCGCAGTAGTGAAGGTGAACAATACTCTTGTTTTTCATCAAGCAGTGCGCACAGGAGGCTCAAAGTCAGTAACCGTTGCTGACCATCAACGATCTCTTCTGCTGGACTGTTGTGCCTGTTTTTATACGACACAATGGTTCCTAGCCGGTACCGTGATTGATGTCGGTGCTGAATGATATCTTCAAGGAGTTGATTTACGTGAAACTCACGCCACTTATAGGGGCGCTGGTAATCAGGGATAGAAAGAGATTTTTCCAGAGCCTCTTTTACCGTGACTATATTTTTACTCAGAATGGCCATAGTAATAACTGTAAGGAAATAGTGGAAGGAAGGGTTTTTTTGATAGTCTAATAGATATCATAAAGAAGATAAATCTACTGATTTTTATAGCGTTTTTGAAGGTGACATCACATCAGGTTTTTTTTTCATTCTCAACTATTTCGGTTTCGCATGATCTTATTAATTCTATAAAACAGATAGCTATTGATATGTTCGGGGAAGGTTAAAACTGAGGCGTTTATGCTCTGCACGGATTGATTTATGAACAGCGCCCTAACGTCGAAAATATACACAAAACGTTTCTTCGATATCGACTGTTTTATCGGCTTCTGCACGCGCTATGGCATTGACTACCGCCTCCCGCTGATAGTTGTGCGGCGCGGGGCCGAAGCCCCACGCCGTCATCTTTACGCCGCGAGGATGTGACAGGCTTTCCAGTAATCAAGAAGGCGCTCGTCATTAGGTTCTCGCTCGGCTTTACTTTTCATGGCCCGTGCCAGATTCTCTCTCGACACCTCCTGGCCTTTTTGTACAACATCTAAAACCGCTTCACCAAGAGCCAGGGATATTTCGGTACGATTGGCTTCTACCATATATGCCTCCGTGTTGAGTGCGTCAGGGTAATTATGCGGCATAACACCGGGTCTGGAATATTTCTCAGTCCATTCTTATATATTTCACTCAGGGCATAAACATGCAGCGGGAATAATGTTTCGAAATGCTAATGAAGCGGTAAATAACGGATTTATGGTCTA
Coding sequences within it:
- a CDS encoding DUF262 domain-containing protein: MLDNSSAQKYVAALTVGQLFRNGHYTIPIYQRNYAWGQEEIEQLIQDIWDVAQINRGDNQYFIGSLVVAEKGAGRFETIDGQQRYTTLSILLAVMKNAFYLRLPDIVKLNLHFDCRDESDATLKSLFEMGDIPADEKNVEPMIAQAWRIMVSFIAKKDIDRQAFLRFLLENVVVLRVTVPADTDLNHYFEIMNNRGEQLEKHEILKARLMDKLGESASNSERAVFSILWDACANMQRYVQLGVHHSLRDQWFGHNWDRIPQDFDTLQSPRLERDKNDENRTLHDIIFHPRGNLPEPASKHESDEEHPGTFGSVITFPNFLLQVLRLTWPDTPLDDKRLLDTFIANNPDPRQFIMQLLRCRMLFDNYIIKRKHDNAWSLQALTRYQKSFSYKSAFPSPEKASVREQNIPLNDNLIMLLSMFHVSFPAQIYKHWLNGALFWLNKYAAPDQLNVNGRDYLNYLENLANHFLLERLMGTANEHTYRFDVLENAPTCFPATLDEAPLHRGTAVQNYIFNRLDYLLWLNLKNKRSFSGVNMAYIQKRLEGFAFTFRTSVEHYWPQHPQGNALPLEKSKDLSEGVDNFGNLCLISHSNNSKLSNYSPLAKKEHYEESTSVESLKQVFMMSYDHWGPLAVKNILHHKNMMINVLLYRH
- a CDS encoding DUF262 domain-containing protein, translating into MAILSKNIVTVKEALEKSLSIPDYQRPYKWREFHVNQLLEDIIQHRHQSRYRLGTIVSYKNRHNSPAEEIVDGQQRLLTLSLLCALLDEKQEYCSPSLLRHAFNNSITQHNVEKNVELIRRRLSQVSTEDQKSIYHYLLHSCELICVTLDNLSEAFQFFDSQNARGKPLEAYDLLKAFHLREMDENTPEERQRCVKTWENDVKPKKDRFARPNLDQLMSKTLYPLRCWANGEPGHALTKSQIHIFKGVSANKNSWRYATNLVTLDKLMDDFNRDPQRQINGEKMLFPFQIDQYLINGKRFFEYIDHYGSLYESLFHPQSSPVNALLNILTRYEGATRIGDRYVRNLFNCALFYYHDRFGDEELEKVAEVCFAWSYRLRLQHHRITVETIENAALSSQGLLRRIKLAHQPGDVLNYLVPIIYIDDIKGTKVDLLTSTLKEKGYVR
- a CDS encoding DUF2767 domain-containing protein: MVEANRTEISLALGEAVLDVVQKGQEVSRENLARAMKSKAEREPNDERLLDYWKACHILAA
- a CDS encoding cupin domain-containing protein, giving the protein MAYQLNLNWPEFLEKYWQKKPVVLKNALPNFIDPISPDELAGLAMEPEVDSRLVSHKEGKWHASNGPFEHFDGLGETGWSLLAQAVNHWHAPAAELVRPFRVLPDWRLDDLMISFSVPGGGVGPHIDQYDVFIIQGMGSRRWRVGDKLPMRQFCPHPALLHVDPFEPIIDEDLAPGDILYIPPGFPHDGFTHETALNYSVGFRGPNGRDLISSFADYALENDLGGEHYSDPDLTCREHPGRVEEYELERLRKMMFEMISQPDTFKQWFGSFISTPRHELDIAPAEPEYVPEEVLDALLGGETLTRLSGLRVLNIGGSFFINSEQLETVDATAADALCRYTELGQVELGAALQNPVFVEELTGLINQGYWFFDE